In a genomic window of Quercus lobata isolate SW786 chromosome 4, ValleyOak3.0 Primary Assembly, whole genome shotgun sequence:
- the LOC115985779 gene encoding uncharacterized protein LOC115985779 → MIRLDFPTTNNVAEYEALVAGLDLARAAGAKNIIVHCDSQVVTSQINGDYECKNDRMKRYLEEVKYRINSLEVEFIQVPREENEWADQLAKAASAEFMLVPEQVLSFVQISSLIDDGTNMQVVNSEHNWTTPLISYLRAEVLPEEKGAARKLKVQASRFVLIKDVLYKRGFSRLYLRCLCQEEADYVMREVHEGICGNHSGARSLLHKLIRAGYYWPTMMKDAQVYIQSCDKCQRFSNFIRQSSEELTFMMAPWPFVQWGLDIMGPFPTAIRYGIPRVLVSDNGKQLDNSVFRDFCAELGIKNHYSSPAHPQANGQVEVTNRSLLKIIKTRLEGAKEVGLTSYWVESYDENMNKEGVRLQLDLLDEVRATAEQRLAHYQDLMAKHYNNKVRHRDFQVGDLVLRKVMGAARDPSQGKLGPNWEGPYRIASWQRKGTYHLETMDGQKMQHPWNTEHLRKYY, encoded by the exons ATGATCCGACTGGATTTCCCAACAACCAACAACGTGGCAGAGTATGAAGCCCTGGTCGCGGGGCTAGACCTTGCAAGGGCCGCGGGAGCAAAAAACATAATTGTCCACTGCGATTCACAAGTGGTAACAAGTCAGATCAATGGCGACTACGAGTGCAAGAACGATAGAATGAAGAGATATCTGGAAGAAGTGAAGTACCGAATCAACAGCCTCGAAGTCGAATTCATTCAGGTCCCAAGAGAAGAGAATGAATGGGCTGACCAACTAGCAAAAGCTGCATCAGCCGAATTCATGCTAGTTCCTGAACAGGTATTATCATTCGTCCAAATATCTTCACTTATCGATGACGGGACAAATATGCAGGTGGTGAACTCTGAACATAACTGGACCACACCATTGATCTCCTACTTAAGGGCCGAGGTGTTACCAGAGGAAAAGGGCGCCGCAAGGAAGCTGAAGGTCCAGGCGTCACGGTTCGTGTTGATAAAGGATGTCCTATATAAAAGGGGTTTTTCTCGACTGTACCTAAGGTGTTTATGCCAAGAAGAAGCAGACTATGTGATGAGAGAAGTACACGAGGgtatctgcggaaaccactcaggcGCACGATCACTGCTACACAAATTGATCCGAGCaggatactactggcctacAATGATGAAGGATGCGCAAGTTTATATCCAATcttgcgacaaatgccagaggttcagcaatttcaTCAGGCAGTCGTCCGAAGAGCTGACATTTATGATGGCACCCTGGCCGTTCGTACAATGGGGACTTGATATTATGGGCCCATTTCCGACGGCTATCCG GTACGGGATACCCAGGGTACTGGTCTCTGACAACGGTAAGCAATTAGACAACAGCGTGTTCAGAGACTTCTGCGCGGAgctagggatcaagaatcactactcgtcACCCGCACACCCACAGGCAAACGGGCAAGTTGAGGTCACGAACAGGTCCCTGCTCAAAATAATCAAGACCCgtcttgagggggcaaagg AAGTGGGGCTCACGAGTTACTGGGTGGAGAGCTACGACGAGAATATGAACAAAGAAGGTGTGCGCCTCCAGCTTGATCTACTGGACGAAGTCAGGGCGACAGCAGAACAGAGGTTGGCGCACTATCAAGATCTCATGGCAAAACACTACAACAACAAAGTGAGGcacagggacttccaggttggGGACCTCGTACTACGGAAAGTAATGGGTGCCGCTAGAGATCCTTCACaaggaaaactcggccccaactgggaaggaccctacaggatCGCATCATGGCAAAGGAAGGGAACCTACCACCTCGAGACGATGGACGGACAAAAAATGCAGCACCCTTGGAACACGGAGCATCTTCGGAAATACTACTAG